One genomic window of Phoenix dactylifera cultivar Barhee BC4 unplaced genomic scaffold, palm_55x_up_171113_PBpolish2nd_filt_p 000097F, whole genome shotgun sequence includes the following:
- the LOC103713392 gene encoding uncharacterized protein LOC103713392, with protein sequence MATANASTSAAAAVMDPTATTAAEEATARAVHKRYEGLMTVRTKAIKGKGAWYWAHLEPMLQSSDTGLPKAVKLRCSLCDAVFSASNPSRTASEHLKRGTCPNFTSPSAAGPAVPALPSPPPKPISSIAPCSSAGHHHHNSRKRSSAAANPPPGLSSYHHHLHASSLALIDPSRFSSPTAASAGGDVVVYPSSTTPPPPHHLVLSGGKEDLGALAMLEDSVKKLKSPKTSPGPALTKAQVDSALSLLSDWFYESCGAVSLSSAEHPKFRSFLHHIGLPPLSRRDLAGPRLDARFDEARADADARIRDALFFQLSSDGWRPRDPTTTSASSSSSSSSSSSSSDALVSLSVNLPNGTSVFHRAVLTHGGAPSKYAEEVLWDTVADVCGISVQRCAGIVADRFKSTALRNLESQHPWMVNLCCQLQGFHSLIKDFARELPLFHSVSFNCCKLATFFNTKNQARGIFHKYLLQELDHAFLLHVPPSFNSSADSGSHGREIVRNFAAVFAMLEDIMASARALQLAVLDESFKLLCLEDSTARELGEMIRDMGFWGDLDAAYSLVKLVKDMAQEMEAERPLVGQCLPLWNELRAKVKDWCSKFSIEEGPVKKVVDKRFEKNYHPAWSAAFILDPLYLIKDSSGKYLPPFKCLTPEHEKDVDRLITRMVSREEAHISLMELMKWRAEGLDPLYAQAVQVKKLDPATGKMKIANPQSSRLVWETHLSEFKSLGKVAVRLIFLHATSCGYKCSLPLLRWVCTHGRSRVGMDRAQKLVFVAAHARLERRDFSNEEKDAELFDDGEDDVLNESAFAADASSV encoded by the coding sequence ATGGCGACAGCGAATGCCTCTACTTCGGCGGCAGCGGCGGTGATGGACCCGACTGCGACGACGGCGGCGGAGGAAGCGACGGCGAGGGCGGTGCACAAGAggtacgaggggttgatgacgGTGCGGACGAAGGCGATCAAGGGGAAGGGGGCGTGGTACTGGGCCCACCTGGAGCCCATGCTCCAGAGCTCCGACACCGGCCTTCCCAAAGCCGTCAAGCTCCGCTGCTCCCTCTGCGACGCCGTCTTCTCCGCCTCCAACCCCTCCCGCACCGCCTCCGAGCACCTCAAGCGCGGCACATGCCCCAATTTCACCTCCCCCTCCGCCGCAGGCCCCGCTGTCCCTGCCCTTCCCTCCCCGCCCCCGAAGCCCATCTCCTCCATCGCCCCCTGCTCCTCCGCCGGCCACCACCATCACAACAGCCGCAAgcgctcctccgccgccgccaacCCTCCGCCGGGCCTCTCCTCCTACCACCACCATCTCCACGCTTCCTCTCTCGCCCTCATCGACCCATCCCGCTTCTCCTCCCCCACCGCCGCCTCCGCTGGCGGCGACGTCGTCGTGTACCCCTCTTCCACCACTCCGCCTCCGCCGCACCACCTGGTCCTCTCCGGCGGGAAGGAGGACCTGGGGGCTCTGGCGATGCTGGAGGACAGCGTGAAGAAGCTCAAGAGTCCCAAGACCTCCCCCGGGCCTGCCCTCACCAAGGCCCAGGTCGACTccgccctctccctcctctccgactGGTTCTACGAGTCCTGCGGCGCTgtctccctctcctccgccgAGCACCCCAAGTTCCGCTCCTTCCTTCACCACATCGGCCTACCCCCGCTCTCCCGTCGCGACCTCGCCGGCCCCCGCCTCGACGCCCGCTTCGACGAGGCCCGCGCCGACGCCGACGCCCGCATCCGCGACgccctcttcttccagctctcctCCGACGGCTGGCGCCCCCGCGACCCCACCACCACCTCcgcctcgtcctcctcctcctcctcctcctcctcctcctcctccgacgCCCTCGTCAGCCTCTCTGTCAACCTCCCCAACGGCACCTCCGTCTTCCACCGCGCCGTCCTCACCCACGGCGGCGCCCCCTCCAAGTACGCCGAGGAGGTCCTCTGGGACACCGTCGCCGACGTCTGCGGCATCTCCGTCCAGCGCTGCGCCGGCATCGTCGCCGACCGCTTCAAGTCCACCGCGCTGCGCAACCTCGAGAGCCAGCACCCCTGGATGGTCAACCTCTGCTGCCAGCTCCAGGGCTTCCACAGCCTCATCAAGGACTTCGCCCGCGAGCTCCCTCTCTTCCACTCCGTCTCCTTCAACTGCTGCAAGCTCGCCACCTTCTTCAACACCAAGAACCAGGCCAGAGGCATCTTCCACAAGTACCTGCTCCAGGAGCTCGATCATGCGTTCCTCCTCCATGTCCCCCCCTCATTCAACTCTTCCGCGGACAGCGGCAGCCACGGCAGGGAGATTGTACGTAATTTTGCGGCCGTCTTTGCAATGCTCGAGGACATCATGGCCTCTGCCCGGGCGCTCCAATTGGCCGTCCTTGACGAGTCCTTCAAGCTACTCTGCCTTGAGGACTCAACAGCGCGAGAATTGGGGGAGATGATCCGGGACATGGGGTTCTGGGGCGATTTGGACGCCGCATACTCGCTCGTTAAGTTGGTCAAGGACATGGCTCAGGAAATGGAGGCCGAGAGGCCGCTTGTTGGGCAATGCCTCCCGCTGTGGAACGAGCTGAGAGCGAAGGTGAAGGACTGGTGCAGCAAATTCAGCATCGAGGAAGGGCCTGTGAAGAAGGTGGTCGACAAAAGGTTCGAGAAGAACTACCATCCTGCTTGGTCCGCGGCATTCATATTGGATCCATTGTATTTGATCAAGGACTCCAGTGGGAAGTACCTCCCGCCATTCAAATGCTTGACGCCGGAGCATGAGAAGGATGTGGACAGGCTGATCACGAGGATGGTTTCCCGGGAGGAAGCCCACATTTCATTGATGGAGCTCATGAAGTGGAGGGCAGAGGGGTTGGATCCTCTCTATGCGCAGGCAGTGCAGGTGAAGAAGCTCGATCCAGCCACGGGGAAGATGAAGATTGCGAACCCACAGAGCAGCCGGCTCGTGTGGGAGACGCACCTCAGCGAGTTCAAATCACTAGGGAAGGTGGCTGTGCGGCTCATCTTCCTTCACGCCACCTCGTGTGGGTACAAGTGCAGCCTGCCGCTGCTGCGATGGGTGTGCACGCATGGCCGCTCGAGAGTGGGTATGGATCGAGCTCAGAAGCTGGTGTTCGTCGCAGCCCATGCAAGGCTAGAAAGGAGGGATTTTTCGAATGAGGAGAAGGATGCAGAGCTCTTCGATGATGGGGAGGATGATGTGCTAAATGAGTCCGCCTTTGCTGCGGATGCCTCATCAGTGTAA